DNA sequence from the Devosia lacusdianchii genome:
GCGGCTGTTCGAGCGCACCTTGGCCGACCCGCCGCCGCTCACCGTCGATATCGTCCGCTCCACCTTCGCGCACTATTACGCCAATCCGCGCATGCACATCCTGCGCGGCCTGGCCGAAGCCTTCGTTGGGCTGGACCCCGCCTACAAGTCTCACGCCAAGGTCAAGATCGGCGTGAAGGGCTTGCCGAAGCGAGTGATCCTGTCGGGTTGCGGCGACTACGGCAGTTACGGGCGCGACCGTATCCGCGACATACTCAATGCTCTCGCGCTCTACCAGGGCAAACCACTGGTCGATTACCGAGACCTCTCGCTGCTCATGAAAGACGGCGATGCGTTGCGCGTCACGCGCGAGGTGCCCAAGGGCGACACCAGGCGAGACCGCGAGAACGCCACCGAGACGGAAACGATCGTCGGACGCGACATCTGGCTCAAGCGCTACGACAACGGTAACGGCCATCTGTACTTCGGCCCCGACGCGCTGCTGGACATCAATCGAGGGCTCGCCGAGTTCTATGGCGACGTGCTGCCAGACGTTGATCCCGTCGACCCAGAGCGCTCACCGAGCACCGCCGTTGCCAAGGACTTGCAGTTCTACTGGTCACCACCGTCCGTCATTGCCGCCGCTCTGGAGCTGGCTGGTGTCCACGACCTGACCCAATGGAGCCATAACCCGCCGGCACCGATCCGCGTGCTGGAGCCATCGTGCGGTGATGGTCGCATTCTCGACGCGATCCGCGCCCGGCGCCAGAACGCTCTGGGCATCGAATACCACCACGGGCGCGCCGCCCAGGCCAAGGCCAAGGGCCACAACGTCGTCACCGCCAATTTCCTCGAATGCCCGCCGCGCGCCGAGTTCGACGCAGTCGTGATGAACCCGCCGTTCTACGGTCGGCACTACGTCAAGCATGTCCGCCATGCGCTCAAGTTCCTGAAGCCGGGCGGTACGCTCGTCTCGATCCTGCCGGCGACGGCTCACTACGACCATCAGGAGCTTGAAGGCGAATGGCGCGATCTTCCGGTCGGCAGCTTCGCCGAGGCCGGCACGAACGTGCCCACCGGGCTGCTCCGCATCCGTGCACCGAGGGCGACGGCATGACCAGCCTCTCCGACTTCCCACCAGATGTGCAGGCAGCGGCATCGAAGGCGCATGCCGAGTTCGCCAGCAGCCAGTGCAGCGACAACCTTGGGGTCATCATCGCCCGCGCCATCGTGGCCGACCGCTGCCAGCGCATCAACGTCACGGGCCTGACGACCCAGCAGGCGGCATGCCTCAAGGCCATTGCCGAGCACCAGGCCCGCACCGGGCTATCCCCAACCCACGACGAATTGCGCGTCGCCTTGGGGCTCGCCAGCAAGAGCGGCGTGTCCCGCCTGCTGCACTGGCTGGAAAGCCGAGGCCGCATCCTGCGACCGGCCAACCAGTCCCGCGCCATCACCATCATCTCAACCCCGTCATCGTGAAGGAGCCGAAGACTATGGACCCACGCACACCCATCAACCTGCCTGATGACTTCGGCATCGACGAGACCCGCGCCGATCTGCGCATGGCGTCATGGGCCGCAGCCACGCTGGCCATCGTCTTCGGCATTGCCGCACTCATCATCTTCGGAGCGTTCGCATGACCAAGCGCCCACCAGAGCAGCGCCGCAACAGCTACGAAGACTCCGACTTCGCTCAAGTCCTCGCCGAAATCGAGGAGATGGACGAGGAGATCGCCACCATCCAGGCCACAGCCGCCGGCAAGATCGGCGGGGTGAAGACCCGCAAGGCGAACCGCATCAAGATCGCCAAACAGGAGCTCGGCATCCCGACCGACGTGCTCAAGACAGTGTTGAAACAGCGCGGCCTCGAGCGCCAAATCGCCAAGCTCACCGCAGGCGTGCCCGACGATCTGGTCGAGGTCTATGTCGATGCTGCGGGCCAGTTCTCGTTCCTGAAGCCGGACGAGGCGCACCCACAGGACAATGCCGCGCAGGTCGCGGCCCGCCAGCGCCAGGCCGAAATCGACAAGGTCACCGAAGCAGAGAAGCAGCAGGGCGCGGAAGTGCTCGACGAGCTGACGAAGCACTGACCCATGCTGATCCTCGCCCTCGATCTCAGCAAGTCCAGCACCGGTTTTGCCTACGGGCGTCCTGATGAAGTGCCGCGCTCTGGCTCCGTCCAGTTCGGCACCGCCCAGCACACCGACGCCGATGTCGGTGCGAAGGCGATCGTCTGGCTCAGCAAGGACATGCCGATCATCTTGGGCGGGGTTCCCGACGTCGTGGCGATCGAGGCGGCGTGGGAAGGCAACGGCGGGCATTCGGCCCAGACCTCAGCCCTGCTGCTCGGGCTGCAATTCACGGTCGCGGCCGCTGCGCTGCTGCGCACCAAGCGCCAGCCCGAGTTGATCAAGGTTGGCGACGCCCGCCGCACGTTCACGGGCAGGGCAGGGTACGCCAAGGGCGAGGCCAAGCCCGCCGTCCAGCGTCGGTGCCTAGAAGTCGGCTGGCTCGACCTCGAAACGCTTCAGGCTGACCGGGCCGATGCCCTGTGCGTCTGGGCGCATATCGCCGCCCGCACCAATCCCGAACTCGCATTCCATCAACCCCGCAAGGCGAGGGCGTAGCGATGAATATCAGTCTCTTGATCCACTGCGACCTCGAACCAGTTCCCATGAAGCAGATGCCGAATGGATGGAGCGAACCCGCGATTGATGCCGCTGTGGCCGTCGCCGCAGGGCTCTCAGTCGAGATTCTGCACGAGTCACCGCCGTGCATCTCCTACTCGCGCCCCGCTCGTCGCCCCACCGCATTGGAAGTCGCCAAATGAACGCGATCCTCCACGACTCCTTCTTGTCTTTCGCCGATGCCCACGGCTTCGACACGACGCACGAGCTGGTGATCGACTGCTTTGCCGGTGGTGGCGGAGCGAGCGAAGGCATGGAGATGGCCATGCGCGACATGCGCTTGGCTGGCCAGCTACCGGAAGATCATCGGTGCGCCGTCGATATCGCGATCAACCATGATCCGAAGGCGATAGCGATGCACGCTGCGAACCACCCGCGGACGATGCACCTCACGGCCGACATCTGGACCGCCGATCCGCTCACGGTCACTGGCGGCATTGCGGTTGGGGCTCTCTGGGCATCGCCGGACTGCCGCGGCTTCAGCAAGGCCAAGGGTGGAGCTCCAGTCAGCAAGTCCGTTCGATCCCTCGCATGGGTTGTCGCCCATTGGGCCGACCAGGTGCGGCCGCGCGAAATCTACATGGAGAACGTCGAGGAGTTTCAGGACTGGTGCGACCTCGATCCGACCAGCCGCCCCGACAAGAACCTGAAGGGCAAGGAATTTAAACGCTGGGTCGCTCGGTTCCGTCGCCTCGGCTACCGCGTGGAGTGGCGCGTGCTGCGGGCGAACTTCTTCGGTGCTCCGACCATTCGCAAGCGCCTCTACATCATGATGCGATGCGACGGCGAGCCGATCTTCTGGCCTGCTGAGACCCATGCCGATCCGAAGTCCGAAGCCGTGGCGAACGGCTCGAAGCAAGCATGGCCCGTCGCTGCCGATATCCTCGACTTCGACCGTCCGTGCCCGTCGATCCTGATGACCAAGGAAGAGGCCAAGGCCTACACCAAGGCCACCGGCATCAAGATCATTCGCCCGCTGGCATTCAACAGCGAAGAGCGGATCGCCAAGGGCACCAAGCGCTATGTGATCGACAAGGGCGACGATGCCTTTGTCGTGCTCTGCAACCACAGCGGGACAGGCTTCAGAGGGCAGGGTATCGGCGAGAGCTTCGACACCGTCACCAGGGCGCGTGACGCCCACGGCCTGGTCGTGCCGCATCTGATGACCATGCGGAACGCCGCCAAGCCCTTCACCGGAGCGGACGAGCCGACGCACACCATAACGGCGGGAGGGGCAGGGCTGAGCGAGGTCGAGGCGACCATCGCGCCCTTCCTTTCTCATGGCCAGCAGGGCGGACGCAGCCGCCCGGCAACTGAGCCAGCGCACACCATTGCAGCGAGCACCAAGGACACCAACCAGGTCGCAGCGGTCTACATCGCCCAGCACAACGGCGGCTCCCGCGCACCGATCGGCCGCGCCGCTGATGAGCCGCTTTCCACCCTCACGGTCGAAGGTTCGCAACAGCAGGCAGTGTCGGTCTACCTGGGCCGCCAGTTCGGCAAGTCGGTCGGTCACGACGCGACCGAATCCAACGGCACAGTGACGGCAGGCGGAGGCGGGAAATCGCAAGTCGTCTCGGCTCACATGATTTCGATGAAGGGTAGCGATCGCCGCGCCTCGTCAGTCGAAGTCCCGGCAACCGCCGCGACGGCCCAAGGCCAGCACACAGGCGTCGTGATGCCGTTCCTCCAAGCCTACTATGGCGTCGACCAGGACACGCCGGTCACCGACTCGGTCCACACCGTGACCACGAAGGATCGGTTCTCGCATGTCGAGGCGGAGGCAGGGGCGCTACCGCTGACCGACGCCCAACTCGACAGCGCTCGCAAGGTCGCCGCCTTCCTTCGCAAATACGATTGTTGGGATGACCGCGAGTTCGTGACGCTGACCATTCGTGGCGTCCAATACATCATCATCGATATTGGCATGCGGATGCTGACGCCCCGCGAGCTCGCCCGCGCCCAAGGCTTCCGCGAAACCTACATCCTGGCCGCGCCCTACAATGGCGGCTTTCTGACCGAGACCGACCAGCGCCACAAGATCGGCAATTCGGTCTGCCCCGACATGGCCTACGCGCTGTTCCGCCAGAACTATCGGCCGAAGCCCCGCCTGGTCGTCAACAATGACCAAGGCTGGCTATTCGCTTCTTCGGCACCATCCGAGAGGGCCGCAGCATGACCATCCTTTCTACCACCCACTCCAGCCGCATCCGCAACCGCTCCATGGGCGTGCTGCACCTGATTGCGGCAGACGAATCCTGCGAGGTCTCCGACATCCTCGCTCTACTCATTCCAGAACCACGGCCGACCTCAACACCGGCTGTGCAGGCGCACATCGTTGCCGACGCCTCCGACGTCGCCGACGAACGTCCCACATCGCTGCCCGGTGCCGATGGCGCCGTAGACCGGGCCCCACATCCTCAGGCTGCCGTCGATGCCGATCTTGAAGAGGCGGAGAAGGCGATCATCGTTGAAACGGGTAAGTCGGTGGGCGAGCAATCGCCTGCCGCTCCGGCATCCTTCCGCGATCAGCTGCGCTCGCTCCATCAATCCGAGCCAGAACTCACCAGGCCCGAACTCGCCGCGCGCCTCGGCAAGTCGCACAGCTATGTCACCGCGGCAGTCCGCGAGATGGACCTTGACGTACCGACCACGCGCGTCATGCCAGATCCACCAAGGGAGAAGGCGAAAGCCAAGCCGCTGCCGGCGCCATCCGGGTTCACCCTGAAAGAGCGCATCCGGACACGATATCGGCAGCACCCAACACACACCGCGCGAATGATCGCCAATGAGCTCGGCGCAAACCCCGGCATTGTCAGCGCGGTACTCGCTACCGTCCGCAAGGAAGAGGCAGGGCAGGACGTTGAGTCGGTTCCAGCGCCCACACCAGCCAACATCCTCCCAAACCAGCCAGCGGGCTCCATCGAAGCCCGGCTGAAGGCTGATGCAGCTGCGCGCAAGGCACGGCTGGGAGGTAAGGCATGACCGCACCATCTGCACGCGGCCTGTTCCGCGCCACAGGGAAAACCAGCAAACCGACGGTCGTGCAACTGCTCGACGGAACGCTCGCCAAATCAGGCGACGGTCTGGAGCGGGAGAAGGACGACTTCTACCCCACGCCGGCCGAACCCATCCGCGCCCTGCTGCACGCAGAAGGCAAACGTCTTCGTGACTTTGATGCGATCTGGGAGCCATCAGCCGGCGATGGCGCGCTCGTCCGCGAAATGGAGGCGGTCGGCTTCAAGGTGATCCCCTCGGATCTCGTTGACCGTGGCGTAGGCCTTCCCGTCTCAGACTATTACGGCTTCCGCCGCGCGCCATCGCTCGCAACCGTTCAGAACCCACCCTTCAGTGAATGCGGCTGGGGCAATGGCAAGGCCTGCTGGCTGAAGCACGGCCTCGACGTGCTGGGCCTCGAGTATATGGCATTGCTGATGAATTGGGGCTGGCCCGGTGCTGGTGGTCTTGCGCCATTCTGGGCGGAGTATCCGCCGGCACGTGTCTACCTGATGAGGTGGAAGATCGACTTCACCGGGCAGGGCGCCCCTCCGATGCTCAATGCCTGGTTCGTTTGGGACAAGCAGTACCAGGGCGAAACCGTCCTGCGAATGCTGGACCGGAAGGACGCTCGCCAGCACGAGTTGTTTGCGGAGGCGGCCAATGCCTGACCTTCAGATCACTTCCCGCGCCGACCATGACCGCCTCCGTCAGCGCACGGCCGGAAAGCACAAGCGCAACGAGGCCATCGCCAACACCACCGTTCAGGTCGTGGCTGAATACCTGCGCGGACGGCCGGCGTCTGCCTGCATGGCCGACCTCGTCCAGAAAGCAAAGGAGATGGGCCAATGACCGCAGCACAGCAGACCAGACTATTTGACTGGACCGATGATGCAGTGAGCCTGCTCCGCAATCGGTGGGCAGAGGGTGCGTCCTGTTCGGAGATCGCCAGAGAACTCGGTGGAGGGCTGTCCCGATCGGCGGTCATTGGCAAGGTGACGCGACTGAAGCTCCCCGCACGCGCTTCCACTACGGGGTCAACGCGTCCTCACGGCAACAAGGGCCGGCCCAAGGCGAACTTCATCGCCGCGAAGCGCAAGGCCGCAAATGAAAATGGCGGCCTTGCTTTCAAACTGGCCCAGGCCCGCAAGGACGGCCTTTCGGTCGAAGAGGGCATGGCAGCGGTGCTTGGCCAACCGCGCGTCGACGGTCTCGGCGATGCCGTCCCCACCGACCGCCAGTTGATCGGTCTGCTCGACCTGACAGATCGCACGTGCCGCTGGCCGTTCGGCGACCCTGGCGAGCCGGGATTCGGCTTCTGCGGATGCCGGAAGAGCCGTCATGCCGGTCCATACTGCCCAGAACACACCGCCAAGTCGGAGGTGCGTCGGTGACCCCACGCCAAGCCAAGTTGGTCCGCGCCTCTGAAGCCGTCGATCGCTGCAAGCGTGAGATCGAATCCGACTGGCCACGGTCGAAGATGGACGATCCCATGCTCCATCCCGACAAGAGGGCGATCTTCGCATCGAAGCAGGATGATGTTGCCGCACTCGACCTGGCCAGCAAGGCGGTCATGGCCGTTGCGGCGGACCCAGATCAGTTTGGCAAGGTCATGGAATTGAGGCGCAAGGATCGGTCGGCTTTCGACGCCATCATGGTGCTGGTCGACATCGAGCTCGCGCGGAAGCCGGAGGCGGTTGCAGCGTGAGCGATCTACGTTTCCCCGACGCTCTCCTTGACCGTATCCGCGACGCTGTGCCGATCTCGGAGGTGGTGAGCCAATATGTGAGCTGGGATAATGGCAAGTCGCAGCCAGGTCGTGGTGACCTCTGGGCCTGCTGCCCATTCCATGCTGAGCGCGACCCGAGCTTCCACGTTCTGGATCAGGAAGGCATCTACAAGTGTTTCGTCTGCTCGGATTCGGCCGGCGATGTGTTCGACTTTCTCGTCCAGATCAGCGGCATCTCGTTCGTTGAGGCCGTGAAGGTCGTGGCCGGAATGGCGGGCATCGACACCGACCAGCCAAATGCCCAGCAAACCGCCGGCGCGCCTCGTCCAGCGCTTCCGCCCGCAAAGGCGAGCCAACGCCCAGCCAAGGAGCCGAAGGGGCCCAAGCGCAAGCGCGAGGGGCAATGGACGATATTCAAGGCCTATGACTATGAGATCGACGGGGTGGTGCAATACCAGAACGTCCGCATCCAGTTCAAAATGCCGGACGGGTCATGGGAGTTGGACCCGGACTCTGGAAAGCCGGACAAGGACTTTCGCCAGCGCCGACCATCGGGCCTCCCGGATGGTTCGTGGGTATGGGGGCTCAAGGCCGGCACCTTCATGCGCCGCAGGGCGGGGGAAGACTGGCGCAAGCTCGACGAAACCGTCCTAGCCGAATGGGGCAGCGGCGAGCGCCTGACACTCAAGGATGATGTCCCGCACGGCATCTACCGCCGGACGGAGGTCGAACTTGCCATTGAGCAGGGCCGGACCATCCTATTTCTGGAAGGCGAGAAGGCCGTTGACGCGTCATGGGCGCTCGGCCAGCCGGCGACCTGCAACAGCGGCGGCGGGGAAAACTTCGATGAGAGCATAATTGCGATATTTCGCGGTGCCCGCGTCGTGGCTTCTCCGGACAATGACCCGCAGCGCCGGGACAATGACGGCGAGCTCGTGTTCCACCCCGACGGGCGGCCCTCGTTCAAGGGCAAGGATCATGCCGAGCAATTCTGTGCAATGGCGCGGAAGAAGGCCGCCTTCGTGGGCCTGCTCGAACTGCCGGGCCTGCCGCTGAAAGGCGATATTTTTGAGTGGATCGCTGCGGGCGGGACCATTGAGCAGTTACAGGCGCTGATCGACCATTGCCCGCCATGGCGACCACGACCACCACAGTCCAAATTTGGCGCGATCGGCCTCGACCAGCTTCACCAGCCACACCTGAAGCATGAGTTCCTGATCGACGGCTTTCTCGATCGCCGCGGCGTCGCAATGATGCCCGGCGCCTCCGGATCCGCAAAGACTTTCCTCACTCTCGAAATGGGCATGTGCATCGCCCTGAACCGCGACTTCTGGGGAATGCAGGTGAAGCCGGGGCTCGTGCTGTACCAGGCAGGCGAGGGCAAGGAGGGTGTGACCAAGCGCATCGACGGCTGGCTGCTCGACCGGGACGTGCCACCATCGGCCGAAGTGCCATTCAAGGTTCTACCGCGAAAGGTCAACCTGTTCGTCGACGACAAGGACACCGACGACCTGATCGAAGAGGGTAAGGCCTGGTCCGAGTACTACGAGCAGCCCGTCCGGTTGATGATCATCGACACCTTCAACAAGGCAATCACCGGCGCCAACGAGAACGCCGGCCAGGACATGGGTCGCGTGCTCTCTCGCCTCGAGCGGATATCGGAAGCGCTGGACTGCGCCGTGCTGGTACCAATGCACAAGTCAAAGCAGGGCGACATGCGGGGGCATACATCGCTCATGGGCGACGCATCCAACGTCCTCAACGTGACCAAGCTCGAAATCAGGGACGGCAACGGCCGACAGATACGCACCGTCTCGCTGGACAAAAACAAGGACGGGGAGGGCGGTCACCCGATGCGCTTCGTCCTGCGCCAGATCGTGCTGGGTGAGGAAGAGAACGGCAAGCCGCGCACCACCTGCGTGGTCGACCGACCCAATGGTGACGACGAGGCCCTGGTCGCAGAGGGCAAGCTGTCCCTCAACCAAACGCTGTTCCTACAGACGCTGCGCGACTCCATCGACATCGAGGGCGAGGACGCCCCGTTGGGCGTGACAGGCGTCCCGCGCGGCAAACGTGTCGTCCAGTACAAGGCCTTTGCCGCCCGGCTATGGAACAAATGGCCCTTCACCGCGCCCGAGCACGAGGTCGAGAAGCGGAAGAAGGAATTCAGCACTCAGGTCGGTGCCGCTGGCAAGCGCCTGGTCGCCCACGGCTATGTCGAGCGCCACAACGACACCGGGTTGATTTGGTGGACCGGCAAGAGCGATCGACCACCGCGCCAGCCAAAGCCGGTCGAGAAACCCGGCGCCGGCATATCACCAGCCGTCATGAAGGAACTCAAGGAAGAGGACGTGCCGTTTTGAGCTTCATTCGCCAGCCACACATGTTCGAACCGCGTCGCACCGCTACATGGAATATCCGTCTCGGCTTCCATCACGGACAGGGCCTGTCCTCGGTCAAGATCGCCGAGCTGCTGGGCGACGGCACTGGCCCGGCGACGGTTCGCACCATGATCCAAGGCGCCGATCTGCCCAGCCCCGGTGCACGCATGACTGTGGTGCCGGTGAGCTTCGAATATTGGCAGCGGGACATTCTGCAGCGCCACGCCGACGAGCGCGGGCTGACGGTTCACCAATTGCTCTACCGCATGATCGCCTCGGGCCTGGTGCTCGATGACCTCTACGACGCCGTGACAGACGGAAGGTACGACTGATGGCCGTTGTTGAAGCCGCTTCCAATGTTGAGTTATGGACGCCTGAAGCCGTCAAAGCTGCCTACGTCGAGGCGCTGATCGTCATCGAGCGCACCGTACCTGGTGATGGCCCTGCGTTGGCAAGATCGAACTATGGGGCCATCTATACAGCCGACGACATCGCCGGTCAGGCGGATCGTTACGGCTTGGACAGCAGGGTCAAGGACCGACGAGGCCGTGCGCAGCACATCATCATGCCGCAGCGGGGTAACAAGGTCCGGGTAAGGTACACGCCGGAGCAGATCGAATGGGCGACGTTCGTCCTATGCGGCGGCTCGTTCCACGGCAGCGCCAAGGTTGGGCCATGGACATCGGGTATCATCGCCAACAGTGTCACGCGAGAGAGCTTCGAGGCATGGGGCAGGCAGGTGGCGGGACGCCGCCTAGGCTCGGAGAAGCGGACCATGAAAGAGATTGCGGCATCGGCGGGATTGCCGCCGCGGACGTTCCATCGCTACGTGCTGGGGGCCGCCGAGCAGATCGCCAAGTCTTTGAATGCGGCAAGGGTGGATCGGGTCTGATTCTGCAGGGCAGTGCGAGAATCTGTGGTCGGTCGGCCACATCCGTGCGACTCGGTGATTCTGAGGTAGAATGGTGGTAGCCACACGCGGAGGCCATATTGCTACCCGATGGAACTCGAAGCTTCACCATGGAGGTGAAGCATTACCTGAGCTGCTATCGAGCTTGGGGAGATGCGGACCGAGCGATCGCAACGCTTGGCGAGCAGAAGATTTCGCTCTCAAACTGGAAGATCCAGTGGGCGGGCATTTGCGCAGTCATGAAGACGTCAATTCACCTGATGAGGGTAGATGCAAAAAGTTGCTTTTCGACGGAACTTCGCGACGCTCTTAAGTCGCGATATGACCATCTCGGGAAGACAAAAGCGGATCACCCCATATTTTGGTACTTTATCGACCGAGAGCGCCACAATGTCCTCAAGGAATACCAGTTCTCGGCGTATGAAGCGATGATCCAAGACCCGTCCAATGAGGGCAAGGACCTGCCATCGCTGCTTTCTGCAATGATGGCTGACAAAGAGCTGCGACTGCAGGGAGGCCCATACGACGGGCGTTTGGCCATAGAGGTCGCCAAAGAGGCATCGGCATGGCTGCAGGCATATATCGAAGAGACCATTCGAATTGGCGGCTTTGAGCCGGAAGAACGCATTCAGTGGGAGGGCTTCTTGTGGAAGCGAATGCCGAAGCCAGACCCCAACGCACCGAAATGGTGGGAAGAGGCTCTGCGTGGCACCGATAGCGCTACTCGAGAAGACGACGTTCAGCCTCTTCCCGGGCCGCCTCAAGAACGCTCGGTATAGACCAGGTCGCGACAACAGCCGCGACCCATGGTGGTATATCCTCGACCCCATCTAGCCACTTTGCCACCGTGGCGCTTCCTGGCCCATAAATTCGCCGAAACTGGTTCGGCGAAAGCTGGTGGGTCTCTAGAGCGGCGGAGAACTCCGCCGGCGTCAGTCTCGTAAACCGATAAGTGTTCCCGCCGACTGGTGGCAAGGCGATCTCCTTCGCATGGTGGCCCACGCGCATGCGTCCACATGGTCATAGTCTCGGTCCCGCGGCTAGTCGAGGGAGAGGATCAAGCAACCGATGGCATCCGGCGCGCTTCCACAGCGCTGCACAGATGGTGGTGGCTCGATCAATAGGCCGAGGAGAAGCCCGGCCGTGAATGTCGCTGTCATGGCAAGGGAGGCCATGCCGGCAAGCCGTGGTGGGAGACTGAGGATGTGGGGATGATGCGCCGAGGCGCGGGCTGGCACTGGGGCCATTGGTGACTACTCCTGTCGTGGGCGGCACAATCGCCTGGCGGTCTAGGACCGTTGACGAGATAGATGCGTCAGGAGAGATCGGCAGTCAACACGATTTATGCGGATTTGGTGTTGGCGAGGATCGAGCAGATAATCACGGTGCGAATTTCGGATGACTTCGCATAGACTTGTCAGGGGTTCTTCATCTCGAAAATAGTTTGGCCCGAGACGGACTCTAGCCCCCGTTTGCTGCTTGGCAGCAAATCGGCGAATAGTGCCCCTGCGATTGATAGCCTGAGATTGCTGTCACTGAACGGGGCCAGATGGCCCAAGCTCTCCACCATCCTGAAAGGACTGCCCCATGCACATTCGTGCGTTTGTGGGTGCCGCTCTGCTCGCCCTTGGCATGCTGGCCTTCGCGCCTGTAGCCATGGCCGATCCGGCGCCCAACATCTGTGTCCTCGACCTCTCCCAGCCAGCGACCGCCGACTATGGCCTC
Encoded proteins:
- a CDS encoding AAA family ATPase translates to MSDLRFPDALLDRIRDAVPISEVVSQYVSWDNGKSQPGRGDLWACCPFHAERDPSFHVLDQEGIYKCFVCSDSAGDVFDFLVQISGISFVEAVKVVAGMAGIDTDQPNAQQTAGAPRPALPPAKASQRPAKEPKGPKRKREGQWTIFKAYDYEIDGVVQYQNVRIQFKMPDGSWELDPDSGKPDKDFRQRRPSGLPDGSWVWGLKAGTFMRRRAGEDWRKLDETVLAEWGSGERLTLKDDVPHGIYRRTEVELAIEQGRTILFLEGEKAVDASWALGQPATCNSGGGENFDESIIAIFRGARVVASPDNDPQRRDNDGELVFHPDGRPSFKGKDHAEQFCAMARKKAAFVGLLELPGLPLKGDIFEWIAAGGTIEQLQALIDHCPPWRPRPPQSKFGAIGLDQLHQPHLKHEFLIDGFLDRRGVAMMPGASGSAKTFLTLEMGMCIALNRDFWGMQVKPGLVLYQAGEGKEGVTKRIDGWLLDRDVPPSAEVPFKVLPRKVNLFVDDKDTDDLIEEGKAWSEYYEQPVRLMIIDTFNKAITGANENAGQDMGRVLSRLERISEALDCAVLVPMHKSKQGDMRGHTSLMGDASNVLNVTKLEIRDGNGRQIRTVSLDKNKDGEGGHPMRFVLRQIVLGEEENGKPRTTCVVDRPNGDDEALVAEGKLSLNQTLFLQTLRDSIDIEGEDAPLGVTGVPRGKRVVQYKAFAARLWNKWPFTAPEHEVEKRKKEFSTQVGAAGKRLVAHGYVERHNDTGLIWWTGKSDRPPRQPKPVEKPGAGISPAVMKELKEEDVPF
- a CDS encoding DUF4942 domain-containing protein; this translates as MSTALATPRTVLDLIDEYDQKSEGVETAIKAYEDACTDIQGAGCIMGTYVEPVLRGRAYVHASDMRKNLLKSGWKAIYNRLNIDMIASANDKRLFERTLADPPPLTVDIVRSTFAHYYANPRMHILRGLAEAFVGLDPAYKSHAKVKIGVKGLPKRVILSGCGDYGSYGRDRIRDILNALALYQGKPLVDYRDLSLLMKDGDALRVTREVPKGDTRRDRENATETETIVGRDIWLKRYDNGNGHLYFGPDALLDINRGLAEFYGDVLPDVDPVDPERSPSTAVAKDLQFYWSPPSVIAAALELAGVHDLTQWSHNPPAPIRVLEPSCGDGRILDAIRARRQNALGIEYHHGRAAQAKAKGHNVVTANFLECPPRAEFDAVVMNPPFYGRHYVKHVRHALKFLKPGGTLVSILPATAHYDHQELEGEWRDLPVGSFAEAGTNVPTGLLRIRAPRATA
- a CDS encoding LexA family protein yields the protein MTSLSDFPPDVQAAASKAHAEFASSQCSDNLGVIIARAIVADRCQRINVTGLTTQQAACLKAIAEHQARTGLSPTHDELRVALGLASKSGVSRLLHWLESRGRILRPANQSRAITIISTPSS
- a CDS encoding GcrA family cell cycle regulator, translating into MTAAQQTRLFDWTDDAVSLLRNRWAEGASCSEIARELGGGLSRSAVIGKVTRLKLPARASTTGSTRPHGNKGRPKANFIAAKRKAANENGGLAFKLAQARKDGLSVEEGMAAVLGQPRVDGLGDAVPTDRQLIGLLDLTDRTCRWPFGDPGEPGFGFCGCRKSRHAGPYCPEHTAKSEVRR
- a CDS encoding DNA cytosine methyltransferase, with translation MNAILHDSFLSFADAHGFDTTHELVIDCFAGGGGASEGMEMAMRDMRLAGQLPEDHRCAVDIAINHDPKAIAMHAANHPRTMHLTADIWTADPLTVTGGIAVGALWASPDCRGFSKAKGGAPVSKSVRSLAWVVAHWADQVRPREIYMENVEEFQDWCDLDPTSRPDKNLKGKEFKRWVARFRRLGYRVEWRVLRANFFGAPTIRKRLYIMMRCDGEPIFWPAETHADPKSEAVANGSKQAWPVAADILDFDRPCPSILMTKEEAKAYTKATGIKIIRPLAFNSEERIAKGTKRYVIDKGDDAFVVLCNHSGTGFRGQGIGESFDTVTRARDAHGLVVPHLMTMRNAAKPFTGADEPTHTITAGGAGLSEVEATIAPFLSHGQQGGRSRPATEPAHTIAASTKDTNQVAAVYIAQHNGGSRAPIGRAADEPLSTLTVEGSQQQAVSVYLGRQFGKSVGHDATESNGTVTAGGGGKSQVVSAHMISMKGSDRRASSVEVPATAATAQGQHTGVVMPFLQAYYGVDQDTPVTDSVHTVTTKDRFSHVEAEAGALPLTDAQLDSARKVAAFLRKYDCWDDREFVTLTIRGVQYIIIDIGMRMLTPRELARAQGFRETYILAAPYNGGFLTETDQRHKIGNSVCPDMAYALFRQNYRPKPRLVVNNDQGWLFASSAPSERAAA